The following coding sequences are from one Candoia aspera isolate rCanAsp1 chromosome 13, rCanAsp1.hap2, whole genome shotgun sequence window:
- the CHD2 gene encoding chromodomain-helicase-DNA-binding protein 2 isoform X4: protein MMRNTDKSQGEEGSVHSHASSHSASEEASGSDSASQSDSEQGTDHGSESNSSTESSGSQYESESESTGSKSQQTPPEAKEKPASKKERLADVKKMWEEYPDVYGVRRSNRSRQEPSRFNINDEGNSESESESPKRRGPKQVRKIDKWKREGSGDDGEDDVEDQGSSGESEPEQKKVKSRRPALRRAVGKSIAKKVTKLQRGKRRRKTESSEEEEDDEDDEAPKRQTRRRAAKNVSYKEDDDFETDSDDLIEMTGEGAEEQQSNSETIEKVIDKRLGKKGVTGASTTIYATEANGDPCADFDPEKEEGEVQYLIKWKGWSYIHSTWESEESLQQQKVKGLKKLENFKKKEEEIKHWLGKVTPEDIEYYNCQQELAAELNSQYQIVERVIAMKTNKSPTPGTEFPAHNRKSCSNEPEYLCKWMGLPYADCSWEDEALISKKFQHCIDSFNSRDNSKAMPTRDCKVLKQRPRFVALKKQPCYIGGENLELRDYQLEGLNWLAHSWCK from the exons TCACTCAGCATCTGAAGAGGCCTCGGGTTCTGACTCGGCGAGCCAGTCAGACAGTGAGCAGGGCACTGACCATGGGAGTGAATCCAACAGCAGCACCGAGTCCTCGGGGAGCCAATACGAATCAGAGAGCGAGTCCACAGGATCCAAGTCTCAGCAGACCCCTCCAGAAGCTAAAGAGAAACCAGCGTCCAAGAAAGAAAGGCTAGCCGATGTCAAAAAA atgtGGGAAGAATATCCTGATGTTTATGGGGTGAGGCGATCGAACCGTAGCAGGCAGGAGCCTTCGCGTTTTAATATAAACGATGAG GGGAATAGCGAATCTGAAAGTGAAAGTCCCAAAAGAAGAGGGCCGAAACAAGTGAGGAAAAT AGATAAATGGAAAAGGGAGGGATCTGGGgatgatggtgaagatgatgttGAAGATCAAGGCTCCAGTGGAGAGAGCGAGCCAGAGCAGAAGAAAGTGAAATCCAGGAGGCCTGCTTTGAGGAG AGCAGTGGGCAAATCCATCGCAAAGAAGGTCACCAAACTCCAGCGTGGGAAGAGGCGGAGGAAGACTGAGTCatcagaggaagaagaagatgatgaggatgatgaggcCCCCAAAAGACAAACTAGGCGCCGAGCAGCCAAAAATGTCAG TTACAAGGAAGACGATGACTTCGAGACTGACTCGGATGACCTGATTGAGATGACGGGCGAAGGGGCAGAGGAGCAGCAGAGTAACAGCGAGACCATTGAGAAAGTGATAGACAAGAGGTTGGGAAAGAAAGGAG TCACTGGGGCCTCCACTACCATCTATGCAACAGAAGCCAACGGTGATCCCTGTGCCGATTTTGATCcggaaaaggaggaaggggaggtTCAATATCTGATTAAATGGAAAGGCTGGTCCTATATCCACAGCACATGGGAAAGCGAGGAGTCCTTGCAGCAGCAGAAAGTGAAAGGCCTCAAGAAGCTGGAGAACttcaagaagaaagaagaagagatcaagcacTG GCTGGGGAAAGTGACTCCCGAAGACATTGAGTATTACAATTGCCAGCAGGAACTGGCGGCTGAGTTGAACAGCCAGTACCAGATTGTGGAAAGAGTGATCG ctatgaaaacaaacaaatcaccaaCTCCTGGAACTGAATTTCCAG CTCACAACCGCAAGTCCTGCTCAAATGAACCAGAATACCTTTGCAAGTGGATGGGGCTTCCATACGCAGACTGCAGCTGGGAAGACGAGGCTTTGATAAGCAAAAAATTCCAGCACTGTATCGATAGCTTCAACAGTAGGGACAACTCCAAAGCCATGCCTACCCGGGACTGCAAG GTGCTGAAGCAAAGACCTCGCTTTGTTGCCTTGAAGAAGCAACCTTGCTACATCGGTGGGGAGAATCTGGAGCTTCGGGACTATCAACTGGAAGGCCTAAATTGGTTGGCTCACTCCTGGTGCAAGTAG